Proteins encoded in a region of the Podarcis muralis chromosome 2, rPodMur119.hap1.1, whole genome shotgun sequence genome:
- the LOC114587313 gene encoding meteorin-like protein — MSPEREARSKRAGTPRMRMLLPLLFRLWLQPCAADYCSWKGSGLSWEPRSRAVEQVHLRCTEGFLEWMYPTRALRVILEPNLSSAQHTAVCIKPSNTFQGANIYVERDGQLHLLLSDAEEPRLHQVSCFSTRTPQRVALFLQASPQRDISRRTASFQYELLSNKTVTGPDFQKMALVEAMCRPCDNMELLMAICSSDFVVRGSIHNVTHDAENHMSQVEVGARRVYRQKNQIFQQDKVSGEWRGPVKTLLQCKVKKGTGDFLFTGNEHFGEAWLGCAPRFKDFGAVYRKAIERGANPCEFPFD, encoded by the exons ATGTCCCCGGAGAGGGAGGCGCGGAGCAAGCGCGCAGGGACGCCGCGGATGCGGATGCTGCTCCCGCTGCTGTTCCGCCTGTGGCTGCAGCCGTGCGCCGCCGACTACTGTAGCTGGAAGGGCAG CGGCTTGAGCTGGGAGCCCCGCTCCCGTGCGGTGGAGCAGGTCCACCTGCGCTGTACCGAGGGCTTCCTGGAATGGATGTACCCGACACGAGCCCTCCGCGTCATCTTGGAGCCCAACCTGTCCAGCGCTCAGCACACCGCCGTCTGCATCAAGCCGTCCAACACTTTCCAAGGTGCCAACATCTACGTGGAGAGGGACGGGcagctccacctgctgctgagTGACGCTGAGGAGCCCCGCCTGCACCAAGTCTCCTGCTTCAGCACCCGCACGCCCCAGAGGGTGGcgcttttcctgcaggccagtcCTCAGAGGGACATCAGCCGCAGGACCGCCAGCTTCCAGTACGAGTTGCTGAGCAACAAGACTGTCACTGGCCCAGACTTCCAGAAAATGGCGCTCGTGGAAG CTATGTGCCGCCCCTGTGACAACATGGAACTTCTCATGGCTATTTGCAGCAGTGATTTTG TGGTGAGAGGATCGATCCACAACGTCACCCACGATGCGGAGAACCACATGTCCCAGGTGGAAGTTGGCGCCCGGCGGGTCTACAGGCAGAAAAACCAGATCTTTCAGCAAGATAAAGTGAGCGGCGAATGGCGAGGACCCGTCAAGACCTTGCTGCAGTGTAAGGTGAAGAAAGGAACCGGCGATTTCCTCTTCACGGGCAATGAGCACTTTGGGGAAGCTTGGCTGGGCTGTGCCCCGCGATTTAAAGACTTTGGTGCCGTCTATCGAAAAGCTATTGAGAGGGGGGCAAATCCCTGCGAGTTTCCATTTGACTAA